One part of the Alligator mississippiensis isolate rAllMis1 chromosome 3, rAllMis1, whole genome shotgun sequence genome encodes these proteins:
- the SLC25A51 gene encoding mitochondrial nicotinamide adenine dinucleotide transporter SLC25A51 — protein sequence MMDSKDFVLTNSKQNTSHHMAKVSSGKYYFCGYCAAFTNIAITFPIQKVLFRQQLYGVRTRDAVCQLRKDGFRNLYRGILPPLMQKTTTLALMFGLYQDFSSLLQRHTSAPELVTCSVAAVLAGTTEAALTPFERVQTLLQDYKHHDRFTNTFQAFKVLKDYGIREYYRGLIPILLRNGPSNALFFGLRGPIKQCLPEASTYSTHLFNDFICGGLLGAMLGFLFFPMNVVKARMQSQIGGEFQSFPKVFMKIWLERDKKLTHLFRGAHLNYYRSILSWGIINATYELLLKLL from the coding sequence atGATGGATTCAAAAGATTTTGTCctgacaaattcaaagcaaaataCAAGTCATCACATGGCAAAAGTTAGCTCGGGGAAATATTACTTCTGTGGATATTGTGCAGCTTTTACCAATATAGCAATTACCTTTCCCATCCAGAAAGTCCTTTTTCGACAGCAGCTGTATGGAGTGAGAACAAGGGATGCAGTATGTCAACTACGAAAAGATGGCTTTCGAAATCTGTACCGTGGAATCCTTCCACCGTTAATGCAAAAAACTACAACTCTGGCACTGATGTTTGGCTTGTATCAGGATTtctcctctctgctccagagacacACAAGTGCACCTGAACTTGTGACTTGCAGTGTGGCAGCTGTGCTTGCAGGGACCACAGAAGCTGCTCTTACACCCTTTGAGCGGGTCCAGACATTGCTTCAGGACTACAAACATCATGACAGATTTACAAACACTTTCCAGGCTTTCAAGGTACTAAAAGATTATGGGATTAGGGAATATTATCGGGGGTTGATACCTATTCTGCTCCGAAATGGGCCTAGTAATGCACTCTTCTTTGGCTTGCGGGGACCTATCAAGCAATGTCTACCTGAAGCATCTACTTACAGTACTCATTTGTTCAATGATTTCATTTGTGGAGGATTGTTGGGTGCCATGCTCGGGTTCTTATTTTTCCCAATGAATGTTGTAAAAGCTCGCATGCAGTCACAAATTGGTGGGGAATTTCAGTCTTTCCCAAAAGTATTTATGAAGATCTGGCTGGAACGTGATAAAAAACTGACTCATCTTTTCAGAGGAGCCCATCTCAATTATTATCGCTCCATCTTATCTTGGGGCATAATCAATGCGACATACGAACTTTTACTAAAGTTGTTATAA